A single Euzebya rosea DNA region contains:
- a CDS encoding P-II family nitrogen regulator, producing MKLVVAIVKPFKVEDVKEALRDVGVAGLTVSEARGFGRQRGHTEVYRGAEYQVDFVPKSRIEVMVDDDQVDGVIDAITKSARTGKIGDGKIAVLPLEDVVRIRTGEQGAEAL from the coding sequence ATGAAGTTGGTCGTCGCAATCGTCAAGCCGTTCAAGGTCGAGGACGTCAAGGAAGCGCTCAGGGACGTGGGCGTGGCCGGTCTGACCGTGTCGGAAGCCAGGGGCTTCGGGCGCCAGCGCGGTCACACCGAGGTCTACCGCGGTGCGGAGTACCAGGTGGACTTCGTGCCGAAGAGCCGGATCGAGGTCATGGTCGACGACGACCAGGTCGACGGCGTCATCGACGCGATCACCAAGTCCGCCCGCACCGGCAAGATCGGTGACGGCAAGATCGCGGTCCTGCCGCTCGAGGACGTCGTGCGCATCCGCACCGGCGAGCAGGGCGCAGAGGCCCTGTAG